Proteins from a single region of Takifugu rubripes chromosome 4, fTakRub1.2, whole genome shotgun sequence:
- the rims1a gene encoding regulating synaptic membrane exocytosis protein 1 isoform X12, with amino-acid sequence MIGVQQQLSSYRETVIRQATVTASSAAHRDDAPTCGICRKTKFADGCGNLCSYCQTKFCARCGGRVSLRSNTEDKVVIWVCNNCRKQQEILTKPGDWFTGPAGKPPGLGSAVSEPSVCQVPGDKKLRSRSQAPSTTALQDPSQPGMVPGTDTRSRSEPPRDMTRGGGGAGRGESRPGQPRLQTQVSMDRDLRGESRERRESRRLTKGRSLEHDPVGTGGGVRRTEERGYHHMDHSSVPPREVGPVPPGGRGYPVAVQGRGMGVAGESGNGVRPGQRTLGGVVGPHEHSFAQKAPPPELREPSASGPGSASGQGPVVKRTKREKAESMLRNDSLSSDQSESLRPPPPRPYKSKRGLGAGGKRQTSVSSSEEEGGTTPEYSSCEDAEIDSVSERGDWECYPHDPTVWHHPGTWQPSKEGDHLIGRITLSKRSAAMPKEAGAMLGLKVVGGRITESGRLGAFITKVKKGSLADVVGHLRAGDEVLQWNGKLLPGATMKEVYDIILESQAEPQVELVVSRPIGVYRKYHDIPRIPDTSHPPLESTGSSSFESQKMDRPTVNVLSPSSPGKLQNALQLMPGRLSVKLWYDKVGHQLTVNVLQAVELPLRPDGRPRSAYVKIYFLPDRSDKSKRRTKTVKKTCEPKWNQTFVYTHVHRRDFRNHMLELTVWDQPRSPEEDSIFMGEILIELETALLDDKPHWYPLQTHDISSIPLPQPSPYLPRRHAHMDAPGKKLQRSQRLSEPEFDEGTAIVPKADGRGRDRQQEPTSTLEVPEQQRTPVHHIRSRSVSPHREQQGRIRSRPPNIPAQRSLDDELPHNRRSRSPNRYYDAARGRRQEEDYLDESEVIMIHHSMRGKSAECLHISDLQPPLDRVRSASANCLSPGIHVPSPESERKSLSYSLPRRRAASPRILIQHASPEDDRQPRTLEIPEYRAPTGKLSEGSRGHLQGGSSFSSSVAASAARRVRQLPQLPPKSSTVEQALVAEECVRQLQRKVHSNRGPAVSASSQQDLDRSLKNKQELYKDQRRSSENVSHKSSDSDVSDVSAISRTSSASRISSTSYMSIQSERPRGRFSRAMRATGRHMMKSTSVSGEIYGMEHADGSQSDTALGSLGRGIKKRRSSLSQRVVAILPSRRSRSTSQLSQTEAAGKPVKRQKEASACKKSGKAGSSIQRSVETGMAVEYPRGGSAMNRQASRESTDGSMNSYSSEGNLIFSGMRLGADSQFSDFLDGLGPGQLVGRQTLATPAMGDVQIGLMDKKGQLEVEVIRARGLTPKPGSKSLPAPYVKVYLLDNGTCKAKKKTKIARKTLEPLYQQHLLFEESPQGKVLQVIVWGDYGRLDHKCFMGVAQILLEELDLSSTVIGWYKLFPPSSLVDPTLAPLTRLASQTSLDSSGPTSANRS; translated from the exons ATGAT AGGTGTCCAGCAGCAGTTGTCCAGCTACAGGGAGACGGTGATCCGGCAAGCCACGGTGACGGCGAGCTCGGCCGCTCACCGGGACGACGCCCCGACCTGCGGCATCTGCCGCAAGACCAAGTTTGCGGACGGCTGCGGGAATCTGTGTTCGTACTGCCAGACCAAGTTCTGTGCCCGCTGTGGGGGCCGAGTCTCCCTGAGATCGAACACG GAGGACAAAGTG gTGATATGGGTATGTAATAACTGTCGAAAGCAGCAGGAGATCCTGACCAAACCGGGTGACTGGTTCACCGGTCCTGCAGGGAAACCTCCTGGCCTTGGTTCAGCCGTTAGCGAGCCATCCGTGTGCCAAGTTCCCGGAGACAAAAAGCTCCGTTCTCGCTCCCAAGCGCCCTCGACGACAGCATTGCAAGACCCCAGCCAGCCTGGAATGGTACCCGGCACTGATACCCGGTCACGTAGCGAGCCACCACGAGACAT GACTAGAggcggtggaggagcaggtcGTGGAGAGTCCAGGCCCGGTCAGCCTAGACTGCAGACCCAGGTGTCCATGGATCGGGACCTCCGAGGGGAGtccagggagaggagggaaagccGGCGGTTGACAAAGGGACGTTCTCTAGAGCACGATCCTGTTGGAACGGGAGGTGGAGTGAGACGGACAGAAGAGAGGGGCTACCACCACATGGACCACAGCAGTGTCCCTCCTCGTGAAGTAGGGCCGGTCCCTCCTGGAGGCAGGGGCTACCCTGTGGCCGTGCAGGGTCGTGGCATGGGTGTAGCAGGGGAGAGTGGGAATGGTGTACGCCCTGGTCAGAGGACACTGGGTGGGGTTGTCGGGCCACATGAACACTCATTTGCTCaaaaagctcctcctcctgaactcAGAGAGCCTTCTGCTTCAGGCCCAGGTTCAGCCTCCGGCCAAGGGCCTGTAGTGAAACGGACCAAACGGGAAAAGGCTGAGAGCATGCTTCGCAATGACTCACTAAGCTCTGATCAGTCAGAATCTCTGCGCCCACCACCACCGAGGCCCTACAAGTCAAAGCGAGGGCTGGGGGCAGGAGGGAAGAGGCAAACCAGCGTCAGTagttcagaggaggagggaggaacaaCACCCGAGTACAGCAGCTGTGAGGACGCCGAGATCGATAGTGTCAGCGAGAGag GCGACTGGGAGTGCTACCCACATGACCCCACTGTATGGCAT CACCCGGGGACATGGCAGCCGTCAAAGGAGGGAGATCATTTGATTGGACGAATCACTCTCAGCAAGAGAAGCGCCGCTATGCCAAAAGAAGCTGGAGCCATgctggggttaaag GTTGTGGGAGGCAGAATCACAGAGTCAGGGAGATTAGGTGCCTTCATCACTAAAGTCAAGAAGGGAAGCCTGGCAGATGTGGTGGGACATCTCAGAGCTG gAGATGAAGTTTTACAGTGGAACGGGAAACTGTTACCCGGAGCGACCATGAAGGAAGTTTACGATATCATCCTGGAGTCTCAAGCTGAACCTCAAGTGGAGCTGGTGGTCTCCAGACCGATTGG GGTGTATAGAAAATATCA TGATATCCCAAGAATCCCCGACACGTCCCACCCTCCGTTAGAATCTA CAGGTTCCAGTTCTTTTGAGTCCCAGAAGATGGACCGACCGACTGTAAATGTGCTGTCTCCTTCCAGCCCAGGGAAGCTCCAGAATGCTCTGCAGCTAATGCCGGGGCGACTCTCG GTGAAGCTGTGGTATGACAAAGTTGGCCACCAGCTAACCGTCAACGTGCTTCAGGCTGTAGAGCTCCCTCTGCGGCCTGACGGACGGCCCAGAAGCGCTTATGTCAAAATATACTTCCTTCCCGACCGCAG CGACAAGAGCAAACGGAGGACGAAAACAGTGAAGAAGACCTGCGAGCCCAAATGGAACCAGACGTTTGTCTACACTCACGTCCATCGCAGGGATTTCCGCAACCACATGCTGGAGCTGACTGTATGGGACCAACCCAGGTCACCAGAGGAAGACAGCATCTTCATGGGAGAG ATCCTGATAGAGTTGGAGACGGCCTTACTGGACGACAAGCCTCACTGGTATCCCCTCCAAACCCACGATATTTCATCCATACCTCTACCCCAGCCCTCCCCGTACCTCCCACGGCGACACGCGCACATGGACGCCCCTGGCAAGAAGCTGCAGC GTTCTCAGCGCCTTTCAGAGCCTGAATTTGATGAGGGTACAGCAATAGTGCCTAAAG CTGATGGGCGTGGCAGGGACAGGCAACAGGAGCCCACGTCCACCCTGGAGGTGCcggagcagcagaggacaccCGTCCACCACATACGCTCTCGCTCCGTGTCACCGCACCGCGAGCAGCAGGGACGAATCCGCTCACGCCCCCCAAACATTCCAGCCCAAAG GAGTCTGGATGACGAGCTTCCTCACAATCGTCGATCTCGTTCTCCGAATCGCTACTATGACGCAGCCAGGGGTCGTCGCCAAGAGGAAGACTACCTGGATGAAAG TGAGGTCATCATGATCCACCACTCAATGCGAGGCAAAAGTGCTGAGTGCCTTCACATCAG TGATCTGCAACCCCCCCTGGACAGGGTTAGGAGCGCTAGTGCCAACTGTCTGAGCCCAGGCATTCATGTCCCCTCACCAGAGAGTGAAAG AAAATCTTTATCCTATTCCCTGCCCCGGAGACGCGCAGCAAGTCCCAGGATTCTTATCCAGCATGCTTCCCCTGAAGATGACAG GCAGCCTCGGACTCTGGAAATACCTGAGTATCGGGCTCCGACAGGGAAACTCTCTGAGGGTAGCAG GGGCCACCTGCAAGGTGGttcatctttttcctcctcagtgGCAGCTTCTGCAGCACGCAGAGTGAGGCAACTCCCCCAGCTCCCCCCAAAGAGCAGCACTGTAGAACAAG cCTTGGTAGCAGAGGAGTGTGTTCGCCAGCTCCAGAGGAAGGTTCATTCCAATCGGGGGCCAGCTGTCAGCGCCTCAAGCCAACAGGACCTGGACCGATCCCTCAAGAACAAACAGGAG CTCTACAAAGAccagaggaggagcagtgagAATGTTTCCCATAAATCCTCAGACAGTGATGTCAGCGATGTGTCAGCCATCTCTCGAACCAGCAGTGCCTCTCGCATCAGTAGCACCAGCTACATGTCCATTCAATCGGAGAGACCCCGAGGACGCTTCAG CAGGGCCATGCGTGCAACAGGCCGCCACATGATGAAGAGCACCAGCGTGAGCGGTGAGATCTACGGCATGGAACACGCCGACGGCAGCCAGTCGGACACGGCTCTCGGGAGTCTGGGCCGCGGCATCAAGAAGCGGCGCTCGAGCCTCAGCCAGCGCGTCGTTGCCATCCTCCCATCGAGGCGCAGCCGGAGCACGTCGCAACTCAGCCAGACAG AGGCGGCGGGTAAGCCGGTGAAGAGACAGAAAG AAGCATCTGCGTGTAAGAAGTCGGGCAAGGCTGGGAGCAGCATCCAGAGGAGCGTGGAGACGGGCATGGCGGTGGAGTATCCGCGGGGTGGCTCCGCCATGAACAGGCAGGCCAGCAGGGAGTCGACCGACGGCAGCATGAACAGCTACAGCTCTGAGGGGAA TTTGATTTTCTCAGGTATGCGTCTGGGGGCCGACAGTCAGTTCAGCGACTTCCTGGATGGTTTAGGACCGGGTCAGCTGGTCGGCCGGCAAACGCTGGCAACGCCTGCTATGG GTGATGTTCAGATCGGTTTGATGGACAAGAAAggccagctggaggtggaggtgatcAGGGCACGAGGCCTTACCCCCAAACCGGGCTCCAAATCCCTCCCAG CTCCCTATGTCAAGGTGTACCTGCTGGATAACGGTACATGTAAAGCCAAAAAGAAAACCAAGATTGCACGAAAGACCCTGGAGCCTCTCTaccagcagcacctgctctTTGAAGAGAGTCCTCAGGGGAAGGTGCTTCAG GTGATAGTGTGGGGCGACTATGGACGACTGGACCACAAATGTTTTATGGGTGTAGCACAGATTCtgttggaggagctggaccTCTCGAGCACGGTGATTGGCTGGTACAAACTGTTTCCACCGTCCTCATTGGTGGACCCTACTTTAGCGCCGCTCACACGGCTGGCGTCTCAGACGTCCTTGGACAGCTCAGGACCAACGTCGGCCAATCGGTCCTag